The DNA window GTTCAGGGTTCAGACACACtgtcccagtttaaatgtaggtTACTGACATATCCCTTTATCCAGGCATACACATAGCACATCCTATAACCTTGGGCTCcagtacatctgatcaaatgcacattatcatctagtgttTGCTAAtgttatgaacagcagctacactaaTTTCTCTCCACTTGCTTCACAGATTTATATGAGTGTAAAGATTTGTATTTATGCCTCATGGTGTTTATTCCTAATATCACTTCAGGGAGCCTTTCCTTGCCATCAACACCTCTAGCTTGCTCATTTAGAATTTTAAATCTGCTTAATTTCGTTCTATAAAGCTGATTCCTGACAATGTCcagtgttaaaagtgctacacaattaaaatttaattgatgtgaaatgaataattaacattagAGAAACTCAAGACTAGGAGGGTGGGAACTTTCAATAGGTGTGCATTCAAAGACAAGTACAGTCACGATTAGCTCTGTTTTATCTACATATTCTTAGGCTAATCTTCAGCGTGCACACATTTCTGAACAAATATATAGAttagtaaatatttacattttcctatttctaacatttatctAACACTTTGCCCCTCAGGTACACCACACCATGCTAAACTTAACAATTAGAacgaataaatattataaatcacaGGACTAGAGAAGCATGTGACCAGGAGGGTGGGAACCTGACACGAGGCTTATTTAAAAGAGGAAAGATGAACCTGTGGGATGTAGAACAGGTGCACAGTTCAAGCTCAGAGACTAATTTCATACTGTAGTGTGTAACGCTCAAGGTAAGTTCTTCTGCCATGCATTTGCATTGTTTATGACAGAAtgtgtttttagattttcttatataaaacaatataaagctAGGTATGAGCAACATTAGCAAAGCTTTCACAGTTTTCCATCTGATGGAGCTGCTGAAATTAATTTCAGAATCATGAAGATGCTGCTTGTGACTCTGGCTCTTGCCCTTCTGCTGACCAGTGGTGAGTGACCTGAGCTTCAAGTTCATTTAAAGTCAAGGCCTATTGTCTTGACTCTGAAAATGGTTCAAACTAAAACTTCAACGGATCTTGAAATTAGGAAAGAATGTTAGTTTAAAAGTCTAGAAAAAATCTACTAAatttttcagtaaaataaacattgtatCTCTAAAACCTTTATCGTGTCTGGTCTCCACAGGTTCTGCCCTTAAATGTCACAAGTGTACTCCTGATGGAAAATGTTCTATTGTAACCTGTACCAGTGGTCAAGACACCTGTGTTGCCACAAGGGTGTTTACCCCCAGTGGTACGTCTAATGTTACATTGaaagattttattgttttctttttttgccagACCTGTTAACGTTCAACATACCATCAGGTTCTCTgtaataggtgtgtgtgtgtgtgtgtgtgtgtgtgtgtgtgtgtgtgtgtgtgtgtgtgtgtgtgtgtgtgtgtgtgtgtgtgtgtgtctgtgaaactatttaaaaataaaagtctcccagctttttcaaatgttttaattacaataatgatttttgaactggtttgCTATAGAATGTCTACTTATATCTTTCTTCTCTTACCTCCCTCAGGTTCATTTGTTGGAAAGAGATGCTTAACACGGGCTCAGTGTTTGCAGTTGCAGAAAACTAACAAATTTCCTGTTGCATGCTGTGGGACGGACCTTTGCAATAAAGTTGTTCCCTGAAAATCTCTTAGGAAGTATCATGATTAATGATCTACATGAATGCAGTTTTCCTGTTCATTTTGTATCCCGCAGCTTTACCTGTACATGGGATTAGTCAAAATGTTCAGCGTATAAGTGTGAAAGTGATGTGCCgtggaaataaaattattttgccAAAAACACAACTCTGTGCAATTGAGAAAATGAAGATTTTACAAGTGTGTtaatacactcactgtccacttcaATAGGAACAGCTGTACACCTAAACATTCATGAAgatatctaatcagccaatcatatggcagcagcacaatacacaaaaaactATGCCTAAAGTTCCACAAGTCCAACTGCAAGGCTTTAAGTATAGGACAGGAAGCGCTATATAAACTTATCACTACAGATATTTCAGTGTTTGTTAGATCCCATTCCAGAGAATCTACCGAAAGAAGAGTTACATACAGCTGGAGAACTTCTGGCTCAATATTATTACCTCCTTTGTTAACTTTAGGTCACATCCTTAAACCCCTCATGTCGGCGGTTATTAAGCCTCTTATTAAGAAACCTAAactagatcctaatgaactatcaaattacagacccatTTCTAACCAGCTGTTTAAGTACAACATATTAGGAACAGTTGTGTCTGTTCAGTTatgctccttcttacaggagaacaatatctttgaagaattccagtcaggtttcaggacccatcatagcacagaaacaatgtcaaaatgacttgttcttagcctTGGGACCAAGAGTGCACCTGAAAATAAGTTCTACTTTATCTTAGTGatgcattcaacactatagCTCATGACATTCTACCAGACCGCTCATAAAATTATACACCTTTTCAAGAACAGGCATTAAGATGATTTAGGTCCTGCCTGTCTGATCGATGCCGTTTTGTAGATTTAACTGTAGAACTATCCAACTTTCACAATTCAACTTGCATTTAGAGGGATGTGCTGTTGTCATTGGCTCAACACTGAAAGACCTGGGTCTTATATTAGATAGCAACTCGTCCTTTAAATATTCCTTTATCCGTATTACAAAGACAGCcctcttccaccttagaaatatttctAAGCTTTGAAACATCCTATCTGTTTCTGATGCTGAGAAGATAGTTCATGCATTTATGAGCCCCAGACTGGTATATTCTAATACATTACTAGGTGCTTGTTATGGATCTTCAGTTAGCAGGCTACAGTTAGtgcaaaatgcagctgccagagttcttaccaggtcgagaaaaaataaacatatatc is part of the Tachysurus fulvidraco isolate hzauxx_2018 chromosome 12, HZAU_PFXX_2.0, whole genome shotgun sequence genome and encodes:
- the LOC113662019 gene encoding secreted Ly-6/uPAR domain-containing protein 2-like yields the protein MKMLLVTLALALLLTSGSALKCHKCTPDGKCSIVTCTSGQDTCVATRVFTPSGSFVGKRCLTRAQCLQLQKTNKFPVACCGTDLCNKVVP